In Pseudonocardia sp. DSM 110487, the sequence CCGAGCCCGAACAGGGCCTGCGCGATCTGGAAGCCGGTGTTGTCGAAGTCTGCGAACGGGTCGAGCCACACCTGCACGCGCACCCGGACGTGCCCGAACAGCTGGTAGGCGATGATGCAGCCACCGAGGAAGAACGTCAGGCCGATGAGCAGCCACGAGACCCGCTCGGTCGCGACGTAGAGCAGCACGAGCACGATGCCGAAGAACAGCAGCGAGGTGCCGAGGTCCCGCTCCAGCACGAGAACGCCGACCGAGAGGCCCCACGCCACGACGAGCGGGGCGAGGTCGCGGGCCCGCGGCAGTTCCATGCCGAGGAACCGCCTGCCTGCTGTGGTAAACAGGTCTCGCTTCTGCACGAGGAAGGCCGCGAAGAAGACGATCAGGAGGATCTTCGCGAACTCGCCGGGCTGGATCCCCACGCCGCCGATTCGGATCCACAGCTTCGCGCCGTTGACCTCGGAGATCGACGAGGGCAGCAGGCCGGGCAGCGCGAGCAGCACCAGCCCGCCGAAACCGGCGGTGTAGGCGTAGCGGGCGATGGTGCGGTGGTCGCGCACCACCCACATCACCGCGACGAACAGCGCGACCCCGATCGCCGTCCACGCGACCTGCCTGTAGACCAGCTCGACCGGTGCGTCCCGCCCGGCCGCCAGCGCCCGCTCCACCCGGGCCAGGTCGAGCCGGTGGATCATCACCAGCCCGAGCCCGTTCAGCAGCGCGACGCACGGCAGGACCAGCGGATCCGAGTACGGCGCGAACCGGCGCACCGCGAGGTGGGCGATCGTGAAGAGCGCGAGGTAGGCCAGCCCGACCCACAGCAGTTCCTGCGTGAGTTCCTGCTCCTGGTTGGCCTCGACCAGCGCCAGCGCGCCCGTGACCAGAACGGCGGCGAACGCGAGCAGCACGAGCTCGATGCCGCGCCCGGTGGGCAGCGGCGCCGGGGTCGCCGGCGGCGACCCCGTGCGGGGCTCGGGAATGCTCATCTAACTCACCGACCGGCAAGTGGTCCCAGGCTCGGGCACAGGCGTCGGCAGCGGGGTCGTGTCGACCGGGGGCTGCGGCTGCACGTTCGGTTCGACGCCTGGCTGCGCCGGAGGTTGCACAGGTTCGAGCTGCTGCTGCGGCGGCTGGGGCACCGGGCAGGGCTCGAGCATCCGCTCGCGCAGGCGGTCGACCACCCCGTGGGCGCCGCTGAGCCCGTCGTCGGTCAGGATGCCGTCGCGCACCTGGCTGCGGTCGGTCTGGGGCAGGTCGTCCAGCGCGATGTCGGTGTGTTCGGCCACCGAGTGCAGCGGGAGCCCCAGCACGTCACCACGCACGCCCTGGAAGATCACGACCTGCTCGGCGTCGGCGCCGACGTAGTACTGCTGCAAGACCCACATGCGCGCGAGGAACCCACCGCCGAGCAGTACGGCGAGCACCGCGACGACGGCGAGCACGAGCCGCACCGGCCTCCGCCGTGAGGCGGCCGGTGCGGCCTGCTGGGGCACGACGCGCTGCGGGGCCGTGCGGGTCATCGTGGTGGCCGACGCGCGAGCGGCCGCCGAGTCGGGCGGCGGGCCGTCCTCCGAGCCGTCGCCGACCGACCCGCCCACGATGGGCGCGTCCTCGCCGAAGTCGATGTCCACGACGTCGGCCACGATGCAGGTGATGTTGTCCGGGCCGCCACCCCGCAGGGCCAGCTCGATCATCCGATCGGCGCACTCCCGCGGATCGCGATAGGCCTGCAGCGTCTCGGCAAGAGTCTCGTCGCTCACCACGCCGGACAGTCCGTCGGAGCAGAGCAGGAACCGGTCGCCCGGCCGGGCCTCCCGGATCGTCAGCGACGGATCCACATCCTGGCCGGTGATCGCCCGCAGCAGGAGGGACCGCTGGGGATGGGTGTGGGCCTCCTCCTCCGTGATCCGGCCCTCGTCGATCAGGGACTGGACGAACGTGTCGTCCTTCGTGATCTGGGTGAGGTAGCCGTCGCGGAGCTGGTAGGCCCGCGAGTCGCCGATGTGCACCAGCCCCAGCCGGCTGCCCGCGAACAGGATCGCGGTGAGCGTGGTGCCCATGCCCTCGAGGTCGGGCGCGTCCGCGACGTGCCGCGTGATCGCGGCGTTGCCCTCCACCGTGGCGTTGCGCAGCTCGGCGAGCAGGTCGTCGCCCGGATCGTCCTCGTCGAGCGGGGCCAGTGCCGCGATCACCAGCGACGACGCCACCTCACCAGCGGCGTGGCCACCCATACCGTCCGCCAGCGCGAGCAGCCGAGGACCGGCGTACACGGCGTCCTGGTTGTTCTGCCGGACGAGCCCGCGGTCGCTGCGGGCGGAGTAGCGCAGGACCAGCGTCATCTCAGCGCTCCGACACTACGTTCAGGGGCAGATCTGCCGGCGCGGCCGGCCCGGGCGGCGAGCGCCGAGGCACGGCGGTGAAGCATGCGCCGGCTCATGATCGAAGCTCGATCACCGTCTTGCCGATGCGGACAGGGACGCCCGGGGGGACCCGGGTCGGCCCGGTGACCTTAGCCCGGTCGAGGTACGTGCCGTTTGTCGACCCGAGATCCTCGACGTACCACTCGTCACCCTGCATCGAGATGCGGGCGTGGCGAGTGGAGGCGTAGTCGTCGTCGAGCACCAGCGTGGAGTCGTCGGCCCGGCCGATCAGGATCGGCCGGGAGTCCAACGAGATACGCGTGCCGGCCAGCGCCCCCTGCGTGACGAGGAGCTGACGGGGCGTGCGGCCCCGGCCTGTGCGGGCCGTGGCCCTTCCGCCACCGGGAATCAGCGCGCGCAGGCCGGACGCCGCATAGAGATCAGAGCGCACCACCCGGAGCGCGACCAGCACGAACAGCCAGAGGAGGGCGAGGAAGCCCGCCCTGGTCAGCTGCAGCACCAACTCCGGCACTCGCGGCGAACTCCATTCTGTCCGATGTCCGTCCCCACCCCGCCTACTGCGTCCGGAAGACCAGGCTCGAGTGCCCGACCCGGATGACGTCACCGTCGTTGAGCTGCCAGGTCTGAACCGGGTTGCCGTTGACGGTGGTGCCGTTGGTGGAACCGAGATCCGTCAGCGTCGCCGTGTGACCATCCCAGTTGATCTCGAGGTGGCGGCGCGACACGCCGGTGTCAGGGAGGCGGAACGACGAATCCTGCCCGCGCCCGATGACGTGGCTGCCCTGGGTGAGGTCGTACGTGCGGCCCGAGCCGTCGTCCAGCGAGAGCGAGGCCGACAGCTGCTGCTGGTAGCCGCCGTAGCCGCCCTGCTGCCCGCCGTAACCCTGGTCGTACCCGCCGTCGTAGCCCTGCTCGTACTGCTGCTGCTGGGGGTAGCCGCCCTGCTGGCCGTAGCCCTGCTCGTACCCGCCGGGAGCGTAGCCCTGCTGCTGACCGCCGTAGCCGCCCTGCTGGCCGTAGCCCTGCGGCTGCTGGCCGCCGTAGCCCTGGTCGTACCCGCCGCCCTGCTGAGGGGGACCGCCGTAGCCGCCGCCCTGCTGTTGGCCGTAGCCCTGGTCGTACCCACCGCCGGGCTGCCCGCCGGGGGCGCCGCCCTGCTGCGGGCCGGCGTAGCCGCCGCCCTGCTGGCCGCCGTAGCCCTGGTCGTACCCGGCGCCACCCTGCTGGGGGCCGCCGTAGCCGCCACCCTGCTGCGGGTACCCGCCCTGCGGGGCGTAGCCCGGCTGGCCCGGTTCGGCGGCCTGGTCGTACCCCCCTTGGCGCTGGTCGTAGGCGGGCGGGGCGTACGTCTGCTGCTGCCCGTATCCGGGGGCACCACGGTCGTATCCGTACTGCCCGTTCTCCTCGGGGTGGCCCGGTTGCTGGCTCATGGGTGCTTCTCCTGCGTCGCGTGCTCGGATGGCGTCCCGGCGGGAAGCGTCGGGGTCCACGGTCGAGCGGGTGCGGAACTGTCCCGTGTGCAGCGCATCGGAGCGCTCCAGGAAGACTACGACCTCGCCGTAGGTGTCCCATCCCTGGTCGGCGAGTTGCTCGGTGACAGAGCCGGACAGCGAGTTCACGATCTCCGCTCGGTCACCGCCCATGCGAGCGAGATCGGCCGGGCTGAGCAGCACCGTGAACCGGTTGGGCGCGAGTACGCGCCCCCCGGCCAGCTCCTGCACATGGCCTTCGGCTTCCCGCAGCAGCGCTTGCACAACTTCCTGGGGAACGACACTGCCGCCGAAGACCCGCGCGAAGGCATCGCCCACCAGTCCCTGAAGACGGCGTTCGAACCTGTCGACGCGGCCCAACTCGATCTTCCTCCGTTCGCATCGGCGTGTTGCTGGCAGTACCGATCGTATCTGTGCTAGTCCGTCAACTGCCGCCCCCCGACCAGGGGCCGCCCGAAACCCCCTCCCACCCCCGTGCTAACTTCGCATCTGCCAGGGCGAGTGGCGGAATGGCAGACGCGCACGGTTCAGGTCCGTGTGTCCGTAAGGACGTGAGGGTTCAACTCCCTCCTCGCCCACTGGGTACCCGTGTTCGCGGAGTGCGCTCCCTCCTCGTGGACTTCGGTTCTCCTCTGGGGGGCCGAGCCCCCCAGACCCCCAGCCCGGGGCTTCGCCCCCGGACCCCCATCCTCTGGGTCACCTTCCGGCGCCTGGTTCCGGTTCTTGCGTATGGACGTTCGCGCCTTCCGGTGCGGGCGTTCCGTT encodes:
- a CDS encoding FtsW/RodA/SpoVE family cell cycle protein, coding for MSIPEPRTGSPPATPAPLPTGRGIELVLLAFAAVLVTGALALVEANQEQELTQELLWVGLAYLALFTIAHLAVRRFAPYSDPLVLPCVALLNGLGLVMIHRLDLARVERALAAGRDAPVELVYRQVAWTAIGVALFVAVMWVVRDHRTIARYAYTAGFGGLVLLALPGLLPSSISEVNGAKLWIRIGGVGIQPGEFAKILLIVFFAAFLVQKRDLFTTAGRRFLGMELPRARDLAPLVVAWGLSVGVLVLERDLGTSLLFFGIVLVLLYVATERVSWLLIGLTFFLGGCIIAYQLFGHVRVRVQVWLDPFADFDNTGFQIAQALFGLGTGGVGGTGLGAGRPDLVPYAESDFMLSSLGEELGLIGLAAILIVYLVLITRGLRSALAVRDSFGKLLATGLAFTLALQVFIVIGGASKLIPLTGLTLPFLSYGGSSLVANYALVAMLLRISNAARAPLPRRPPTPLPPIAEAGTELVERPS
- a CDS encoding PP2C family serine/threonine-protein phosphatase → MTLVLRYSARSDRGLVRQNNQDAVYAGPRLLALADGMGGHAAGEVASSLVIAALAPLDEDDPGDDLLAELRNATVEGNAAITRHVADAPDLEGMGTTLTAILFAGSRLGLVHIGDSRAYQLRDGYLTQITKDDTFVQSLIDEGRITEEEAHTHPQRSLLLRAITGQDVDPSLTIREARPGDRFLLCSDGLSGVVSDETLAETLQAYRDPRECADRMIELALRGGGPDNITCIVADVVDIDFGEDAPIVGGSVGDGSEDGPPPDSAAARASATTMTRTAPQRVVPQQAAPAASRRRPVRLVLAVVAVLAVLLGGGFLARMWVLQQYYVGADAEQVVIFQGVRGDVLGLPLHSVAEHTDIALDDLPQTDRSQVRDGILTDDGLSGAHGVVDRLRERMLEPCPVPQPPQQQLEPVQPPAQPGVEPNVQPQPPVDTTPLPTPVPEPGTTCRSVS
- a CDS encoding FHA domain-containing protein → MPELVLQLTRAGFLALLWLFVLVALRVVRSDLYAASGLRALIPGGGRATARTGRGRTPRQLLVTQGALAGTRISLDSRPILIGRADDSTLVLDDDYASTRHARISMQGDEWYVEDLGSTNGTYLDRAKVTGPTRVPPGVPVRIGKTVIELRS
- a CDS encoding DUF3662 and FHA domain-containing protein, which codes for MGRVDRFERRLQGLVGDAFARVFGGSVVPQEVVQALLREAEGHVQELAGGRVLAPNRFTVLLSPADLARMGGDRAEIVNSLSGSVTEQLADQGWDTYGEVVVFLERSDALHTGQFRTRSTVDPDASRRDAIRARDAGEAPMSQQPGHPEENGQYGYDRGAPGYGQQQTYAPPAYDQRQGGYDQAAEPGQPGYAPQGGYPQQGGGYGGPQQGGAGYDQGYGGQQGGGYAGPQQGGAPGGQPGGGYDQGYGQQQGGGYGGPPQQGGGYDQGYGGQQPQGYGQQGGYGGQQQGYAPGGYEQGYGQQGGYPQQQQYEQGYDGGYDQGYGGQQGGYGGYQQQLSASLSLDDGSGRTYDLTQGSHVIGRGQDSSFRLPDTGVSRRHLEINWDGHTATLTDLGSTNGTTVNGNPVQTWQLNDGDVIRVGHSSLVFRTQ